A genome region from Populus alba chromosome 5, ASM523922v2, whole genome shotgun sequence includes the following:
- the LOC118030453 gene encoding non-specific lipid transfer protein GPI-anchored 4, producing MKRSLVIGCILATLAVLANSAHHESSPRKSPAPSPSADCTDVAFDMLDCITYLSDGSEAAKPTDSCCAGFEAVLSLDAECLCFAIKHSADFGVALNLTRAAALSSKCGVSAPPLSKCGISVPATGAPANPPSSAPEAAPPTETPPYPVIEPATNNQPSVPAPAPSNSDDNGVSAAAPVIIEVPAQAPAKAMACSISAPFSVLISCAVASTALFLWV from the exons ATGAAGAGAAGTCTCGTCATTGGTTGCATTTTGGCCACACTGGCTGTGCTAGCAAACAGTGCTCACCATGAATCATCACCTCGGAAATCACCAGCACCGTCACCATCAGCAGATTGTACCGATGTGGCATTTGACATGTTGGATTGTATAACCTATTTGTCGGATGGTAGCGAAGCGGCGAAGCCCACTGATTCTTGCTGTGCTGGGTTTGAAGCAGTGCTTAGTCTGGATGCTGAGTGCTTATGTTTTGCAATCAAGCATAGTGCAGATTTTGGCGTTGCTTTGAACCTTACCAGGGCTGCAGCTTTATCTTCTAAATGTGGAGTTTCTGCTCCTCCTCTTAGTAAATGTGGCA TCTCTGTGCCTGCTACCGGTGCACCAG CTAACCCTCCATCCTCCGCACCAGAGGCAGCTCCACCGACAGAAACTCCACCGTATCCTGTTATAGAGCCAGCAACAAATAACCAACCTTCAGTCCCGGCTCCGGCACCATCGAACAGTGATGATAATGGGGTTTCAGCAGCAGCTCCAGTAATTATTGAAGTTCCAGCACAAGCACCAGCGAAAGCGATGGCATGTTCTATCTCTGCTCCCTTTTCGGTTCTCATTAGCTGCGCTGTTGCTTCCACTGCTCTTTTCCTGTGGGTTTAG
- the LOC118045865 gene encoding uncharacterized protein, whose product MSIYCPDASIARYLRARNWNVKKALKMLKETLKWRAAHKPEEIRWGEVAHEAQTGKVYRSNYFDKHGRTVLVMRPSCQVAKAFLEPKTSNKVKFV is encoded by the exons ATGTCCATTTATTGTCCTGATGCATCAATTGCAAGATATCTGAGGGCACGGAACTGGAACGTCAAGAAGGCACTGAAAATGCTGAAAGAAACCTTGAAATGGAGAGCAGCACACAAACCAGAGGAGATTCGCTGG GGAGAGGTTGCTCATGAAGCACAAACGGGGAAAGTCTACAGATCAAATTACTTTGACAAGCATGGAAGAACAGTTCTTGTCATGAGACCTAGTTGCCAG GTGGCAAAAGCATTTCTAGAGCCTAAGACTTCAAATAAAGTCAAGTTTGTTTGA